In Miscanthus floridulus cultivar M001 chromosome 8, ASM1932011v1, whole genome shotgun sequence, the sequence tgtacacctcttgaaatatctccaatgattatatccaaaggatgatctcttgcaatacttgttggttggagcaatagaacttgattgcttgcatttgctagatcattgggttgagacgatgtactagccacttgatcttgatcaatatcatgagagtcacttgcactagcttgatttgtatcatcttgcacatttgagttagagagcacttgcacttgatcatcttcatcatcattcacttgcctaggccttaattcaccaatatccatgttcttcatggcatttgaaagttgaatgcctctaacatcttccaagttctcattttctacttgtgaacccttggtttcattaaattcaacatcatgaacttcctcaagagtaccactatccaaattccaaactctatatgctttgcttgtggtggagtaaccaagtaggaatcattcatcacatttcttgtcaaacttgcccaatctagtgcctttcttcaagatatagcatttgcaaccaaagacccgaaaatatgcaatgttgggctttctaccattcaagagctcatatggtgtcttctctttcaatcggtgacaatagaggtggttgctacaatagcaagccgtgttgatagcttcggcccaaaaggattgactcatattgtactcactaagcatagaccttgccatatcaataagtgttctattcttcctctcaacaaggccatttgattggggtgtgtatttggccgaaaattgatgtctaattccaaattcatcacataacttatcaattctagtattcttgaactcactaccattgtcacttctaactctcttgatggttgtttcaaactcattgtgaatgcccttgacaaatgatttgaatgttgcaaatacatcacttttgtcttctagaaagaatatccatgtgtatctagtgtagtcatccactatcacaaatccatatttgtttccaccgatactagtgtattgtgttggcccaaacaaatccatatgtaataactcaaatgctttactagtgctcatcatgcttttcttaggatgggtgtttccaacttgtttgccggcttgacaagagctacaaagcttatccttttcaaacacaacatctttcaagcctttaactaagtcatgcttaatcaatctattcaattgtttcattctaacatgaccaagccttctatgccataaccaacccatgctagacttagtgaataagcatgtggacaatttagcttcactagtattgaaatcaaccaagtatagattctcatatttaaagcctttgaagatcaagttagagccatctacacttatgatctctacatcatctatcccaaatatgcatttgaatctaagatcatacaattgagccacggatagcaaattaaagttcaagctttctactagcaatacattggatatgctcaagtcattggatattgcaatcttaccaagccctttgaccttgcctttgccattgtcaccaaatgtgatactatcatagccatcattgccattggtgttgattgagttgaacattcttgcatcaccggttatgtattgagtgcacccactatcaagaacccaatgctttccttcggctttgtaattgacctacaaaagaagatcaattctttttaggtatccaaacttgcttgggtcattGAAGGTTAGTAATCAAGctttttggcacccaaatggatttcttctttgagcccatccatggtttgccaatgaacttagccttcacaccatttgtacccttaacaagcatataggaagaattaagcttgatggaggatacattagcatttttgcttttgttggtgcattcatgctctttatgaccaacttgcttgcaactagtgcaaaaccgaccattgttcttcacaaaacttgtcttgtgaggagcaaaggccgccttgcctttcttgggggtatagcccaatctctctttgtagagagaagctctttggctacccaaggccataagcaagcggtcctcaccaccataagccttagctaaggtgtgagtgagcttagtgacctccttcttgaggttttcaTCCTCAACCATTAGTGtagtatcacaagtgagaccatcactactagatgaggtagaagtggaagtgctacaagaagagttagtgggagcaacaatgataggcatagataatgatgtatcaattaaatcacaagttacacctacatcataagtttcaacatgcttctttttatcttgttcattaagcaaaatggaatgagctttttcaagctttttgtgagccttgccaagctcctcatgggctacctctagcttctcatgagttgctttgagcttatcaagggcttgcttaagggcttttacctccttattcaagctcttgcattctcttctcttaatgtcaaagtgttctttagcatcctctagcatgtcaaataattcattcttagtaggtttatcatcatcactgtcactatcattttcatgttcattatcatcaacatgttcttcatcactttcatcatcacaagattataccttagtggccttagccatgaagcatgatgaagattcgaagagagaaggcttctcattgatggcaatgctagcaagaaccttcttcttggtggtcttgtgatcatcactatcatcatcatcatcacttgaggaagcatcactatcccaagtgactacatatgaaccacccttcttcttcttgaaggccatcttgtccttcttctctttcttttccttcttgtccttcttcttattcttcttgttgtcatcatcattgtcactattgtatgggcattgagcaacaagatgatctttgcttctacacttgaagcatcttcttgactcttctttgttcttggatgaagacttctttcttctagcacggtagcctttcttcaccataaacttgccaaatctcttgacaaatagagccatcttctcatcatagcttcactagtattgaaatcaaccaagtatagattcttatatctaaagcctttgaagatcaagttagagccatctatacttatgatctctatatcatctatcccaaatatgcatttgagtccaagatcacacaattgagccacggatagcaaattaaagttcaagctttctactagcaacacattagatatgctcaagttattggatattgcaatcttaccaagccctttgacattacctttgccattgtcaccaaatatgatactatcatagccatcattgctattggtgttgattgagttgaacattcttgcatcaccggttatgtgttgagtgcacccactatcaagaacccaatgctttcctccggctttgtaattgacctacaaaagaagatcaattctttttaggtacccaaacttgcttgggtccttgaaggttagtaatcaagctctttgacacccaaatggctttcttctttgagcctatccatggtttgccaatgaacttagccttcacaccatttgtacccttaacaagcattctcatctttcttctcatccttcttctcattcttttcttccttctcatcatcatctctataggtatcatcggtcattatatctcccaacacttggtttgatgtcatggtgtccaaaccactcctcactagaatagtgaccaatataccaaatcttgaaggcaagcatctcaagaacttgtgggagaagtccttatccttcacctcttctccaagtgctttgagatcattgataagcacttgaagcctatggaacatctccggcacactctcatcatccttcatcttgaagcttgaaaacttctctttgagaatgtatgcctttgcacccttcatggcttgagtgccctcaaatgattcttccaacttcttccaagcctcatgagccatctcaatattcttgatttgctcaaatgttctctcatcaattgcatcatgaatagcgcttagagcaatgtcattgttttagagaagtacttcttcggccgtggtgggattctccggatcaccaatctcaattttggtttctaccaccttctacacctttctattgattgacttgatatgtgtggtcatctttgacttccaataaggataatttatgccatcaaattggggtggcttcttggtgttgttgatttgagccattttaacaccgaaggttgttaagcctcaaataacggtgacctcggctctgataccacttgaaaggtcctaatggctagaggggggtgaatagcctaataaaattttctacaacaacacttaacaaaatagttagacaattatgaggcgaagcaagtgttgcgctagcctactcaaaatgcaagccacctaccacaattctagtttagatagtgtcgattcacacaataggtatgacactaccctatgttagtgtgctctcaaaggctaattaaagagccacaccaaccaagcaagcaagctctcacaattagttacactaaagagcttgtcaactagtttgcgataatgtaaagagagtgatcaagatagttataccgccgtatagaggagtgaaccaatcaatcacaaggatgaataacaatgaaggccaatcacctcggaatcaaaggatgaacacaatgatttttaccgaggttcacttgcttgccggcaagctactcctcgttgtggcgattcactcacttggaggttcacgcgctaattggcttcacacgtcaaaccctcaatagggtgccacacaaccaacacaagatgaggatcacacaagccacgagcaattcactagagtaccttttggcgctccaccggggaaaggtcaagaacccctcacaatcaccacgatcggagccagagacaatcaccaccctccgctcaacgatcctcgctgttccaagccgtctaggtggcggcaaccaccaagagtaacaagcgaaatccgcagcgaaacacgaacaccaagtgcctctagatgcaaacactcaagcaatgcacttggatcactcccaatctcactatgatgatgaatcaatgatggagatgagtgggaggactttggctaggctcacaaggttgctatgtcaatgaaaaatggccaaagatatgagccacagccggccatagagcttaaatagaagcccccataaaatagagctgttgtaccccttcactgggcacactacgctctgactggacgctctggtctaactgactggaccctggactcagcatccggtccactgatggacgccacgcgtcaccagcttcaaacgctgttcgtcagttttcaacggctatgaagctgactggacgctccggcaaaactgaccggacgctggagcctcagcgtccggtcgagtacagtaagggtcaaaaaccagttttcctcgaccggacgcgtccggtccaccttgaccggacatagcccagcgtccagtggtaaaccctagcctctgtaccgccagtcaacgtgaccggacgcaggcagtcagcgtctggtgcttttggatccagcgtccggtcacttgaccgacgttGACATCTCCtctattttcacttctaacttcttcacccttgctccaatgtgccaaccaccaagtgtatcaccttgtgcacatgtgttagcatattttcacaaatattatcaagggtgttagcattccactagatcctaaatgcacatgcaatgagttagagcatctagtggcactttgataaccgtattccaatacgagtttcacccctcttaatagtacggctatcaaacctaaatgtgatcacactctctaagtatcttgatcaccaaaacaaaatagctcctacaaattatacctttgccttgagctttttatttttctctttcttcttttcaagtttaagcccttgatcattgccatgccatcaccattgtcatgttatgatcttcattagcttctccacttgaagtgtgctacctatctcatgatcacttgataaactaggttagcacttagggtttcatcaattcaccaaaaccaaactagagctttcagaggctgagagagagagaggggaagcgCGAAGGGGAGCCTAAGAGGTGTAGAGGGTCTATCGATGAGCCCGCCAAGCCCATCACGCGTGCACCGCCACAACTTGCCGGAATCCCACATCCGTCGTCGCCGCTCGCTGGATCCATTGCACCGGTGCCGAATCCGTCGCTCCCGAGCCCATATCCATGCACCGCCGTTGCTGTTCACTAGATCCGCCGGAGAAGGGAGGAAGGGAGGACGCGGGGAGTGGATCCACCATGGAGGAGGAGATCCGCACCATCCCACGCTAGATCCACGCTGCCCCTGCCCGGAGATGTTCGCGTCGGAGGAGGGCCACCCTGCTCCGTGCCACCACCTCCTCAGGCCGGATCTCATCGGCCGCTTACAGGGGAGCATCACCACTACAGGGGAGCATCGGATCCCGCCGCCTCCTCGCTAGAGCGACGCTACAGGGGGTGTGCGAGAGGGGCTACCatcgggagggagggagaggggcgcCGTTGTTGCGccgggagagagaggggaagggagTTAGGGTTCGTCGGTTCGGGGCTGtgcggggagagggagagggaggggaatcAGGGGTGGGAGTGGGAACTAGGAACTAGGAGCATGGGGCTCGTGGAGTCGCGGGGGAGGACCGGGGGAGGCGGCGGGCCTATAGCCTACGACTGTGGCAGACGAGTAGGCTGGGCTGCTAGCGGGACACCTATTCTATAGCGGGCTGTGTcgtgccggcccacgtgcctggggtaaggcccaggcacagCCTGCTTCTCTGTGCTGGGCCAGCCTGGGCCCGCTAGCCACCGGGCCAGGCCAAAAAAACAGGCCTTGGGCCGGGCCGACGTGCTCGAGCTGCATGGCCAACTATGCGTGCGTGATGGAAATTATAGTAGCTGAAAGAAAAGGGGAAATTAGTTCTCTAGCATTGAAAGATTACAAGAATCAAAAAATACCACCGAAAGAGCTCTGTTACataaaataccatcgaaagatGGAAACGTTACCTGGCAATAGCATTCCATCACGTTCGGGAGTAACATCGTTAGGTCCATCCGCATCCACGCAACTTgaaaagataaaaacaaaaaagaagcCATGGCGTCGCTGATCTCCAAGCCCAGGTGGTTCCTCTGGATGGCAAGCCTCTCGGCGCTGTCGGCGGGGAGGCACTCGCAGCGAGTCCAACACCGCGGTGAAGTACCGGAGGCTAGCCTTGAACGACCGAACCGCGGAAGCGAGCTTGAGCGTACTCTCGACGTGGCattgccgccggcgccggcgccgtcttTCTACCAAGAGCTTGCTGATGGGAGCGGATGCGAGCCAACGCGCTGGACGCTTTTTCTCTTGTCCTCGTCATCGATCTCTGTGCTGCCGGGAACACCAGGTTGACGACCACGGCCATGTCGCTGTCGACCTTGATGCGTTCATGGCAGCCACTGTCTGGAGTCTGGACCATCCACGATGCCTTCGAACTTGAATCTTAGGTTGGGGCACCCGCTCGCGAACCGTGCCAGCCATGCGCCCACACCTCGGTTTGCCTCAGCTCATCAGAGTTCATGCCGAGGCCAGTGATTTGTAGGGAAAATGGCTCGTCGAAGTCGCCGTCGTCGTGtgagctgctgctgctcatgcttgcggcggcggtggccgacTGGGACTGGATTGAGGGAGAGCTTGGCGAGCGACCGGTGTTGCTCGAACCCGAGAGGGAACACGCCGGAGAGCCTGTTCATTGAGAGCCGCAGGATGCGCACCGCCGAAGACGAGAAGTTGAACACGCGGAGCACCAGGAGGCCCAGGAGGTCGATCACCGACGTTCCGGGACTCTAGCCAGCCTGTCGGCGAGCACGTTGGCGCTGACGTCGAGCACCTCAAGGGTCCGATCGTTTGGAGCCGGAGCAGACCCGTGGGCAGCGCGCCACGGATCGCGTTGCCGGAGAGGTTGAGCACCCGGAGCGCGGCGAGGCTGGCGAGCGACGCGTCCACTGCCCCCGCAGCGTCCAGTTGGGCAGCGCCAGCCCGACgatggcgaccgccgcctcggcctTGCCGCACATCACTCCGTTCCAAATGCAGCACCCATTGTCTGACGCAGAACCCGTGCAGCGCGGCGAGGTCGCCGGCGCTGCACGGCTGCACCGCGGCCCGCTTCTGGACCACAACAGCACGGTCGCGCACGACACCACTAGCAGCATCTCCGCTACTCTGCTCTGcttgtagctagctagctaatggTGATGGTAAGCAAGCGCCATGCAGTCTCTCACATGTTGGTTGTCTGCAAGCAGTCCGGACGATGAGCAGTAGATGGATGGAGGAGGAAGAAAGAGCGTCCTAGGCTCCCAGCGGGTGGAGATGGACACCGTTATCTCCAAACGTGATATAACGTGACCGAATGCTATTCTCAGATAACGTTTCCatctttcgatggtattttaGGGAACAAAACTCTTTTGATGGTATTTTCTAATTTTTGCCATCTTTCAATATCATAGAACCaatttttccaaagaaaaaacgTGTAAACAAAAACGGCTACCGTCTGTGCCGTGACGTGGTGGCTCTTCTACTTAAGATCGAAAAGGTAGATGTTGTAGGTGATGGAAGCTACCGTAGCTGGAAaaaaaacgtggaagcaaaaccCGCTACCCGTCTATGCCGTGACGTGAGAGATTATAGCAAGCTCATTAACAACGAAGAAGAAATTTTCACgtacaaatatatatatttctacTCTTATCTTTTTCTATTTAATTAGGATCAGGATTCCTATTCAAATTACTCAAGATCGGAGAGATGTTTTTGAATTCGGATCCCTGGCTATCTAGATTTAGCTTGGATAGACAATTCACATTCATGGAATTTGGTAGAGGAAGATGGataaaaaaatagaaacaaatttagctttttaataatattatattattattgttattaattAATAATTATAATTATTATAGGTAATTGTAGATATATAATATAATTGTTAATAAATATTAAGGTATGGACATatatattaggtatagatagagAATAGACATAGGGCTCAAGTAAAGAAATTGGGAGGTAACTGTCAGAATGGAAAAACAAATTGCAGCCTATATGGACACGGATAACGTAGGAAGATAAGAACAGTTTAGGAAtctatttttatcttttttttctatttctatttgagTTAGGACCTATTTGGATAAGGATCGTAGCTATTCTCATGTCAATCTTAGAATCGGACTTTATATCGATCTAGATGCGAGCTATTATAACTCGTATGAGCACGAGTTATATATATAAGTCTGGATAAAAGAAATTCTTCATATATAAGTCTGGACAAAAGAAACTCTTCATTGTTCAGTAGTTAGAGAGAGAcggacaaaaaaaaaataaagatggacgaaaaaaatggactaaaattttacctctttattatttGATGTagaaatatagatatagatatagatgcaCGTGTCAAACATCATATGTGACAAATATATAAAAGAAGCTAATAAAGCAACTTAAGTCCCTATACTAATCCGATTTCACAACCCAACAAATATATTTCATCAGATTGTTAGGACTCCTATAAGTATTAGCAAAATCTACGAATCGATTATACATATTTTGTCCTAGCCTTGTTTAGTTTGCAAACTTTTTGACGAAATgatacggtagcactttcgttattattttatatttagtgtccaatcataatctaattaggtttaaaagattcgtctcgtgaattttatctaaactgtataattagttttattttttatttatatttaatgcttcatgcatgtgtcaaatattcgatgtgacaaaaaaatcttaaaaaattttgtaaaatgaagtgcaactaaacagACACCTACTGTCAAAGTAGGGAGAGAACGGATACCTGCAATTACGAAGAGCTGGAAAACCAGAGCCGTTCTATTCTTTTCCCACCCTTCCTATCTCTCCTCACCCACCACCCCGACTCCCCGAGATCTCCCCCTTCTCTCTCCTCGCGCCGTTTCTCTCTCTACCTCTTTTGATCCGGCAATGGCCACCCCCGCCCCTGCCACCGCCGGCGAGCTCCTACGCGTCGAACCCCTCGAGCTACGCTTCCCCTGTATGCCGCCCCGCTCTCTCCCGGTTTATTCTTTTCTTCTtggtttggaaaaaaaaaaaccgtttttttccccttctttctttctttctgtgGGCGCGGATCGATTGGCTCCTGACCTTGCTGGTGTTTCTCGTAAGCAGTCGAGTTGAAGAAGCAGAACTCGTGCTCCATGCAGCTGTCGAATCACACCGACGACTACATCGCCTTCAAGGTCCGTTTGTTCTTAGCAATAGCAGCCCCCCTCGCCCTCTATTTGGGTGTTTTTCCCCCCACATGAAATTATCTCATATTAGAACCCTAGAGATGGATTGAGACCATGCTATTTGGGCTGTTTTGCTACCTGATGGGTTTGTGGTGACATTCCTGCAAGTCTGTTTTACATGAAATTGAAACGTCGAATTTGACCATCCAAGGATTGGAGCCCTCTAGATTGTTCTGTGATGGCGGGCCCTCTATTTGGACGTTTGCTGCATCAAAGAGCGAGTTGCGTGATTAAAAAGACTTTAAATTGTTTGTTCTATTCGTACTTGCATATCTTGCTTGCTCACTTTGGAGCTATTGGAATTGGATTGCTAATATCTTTATATTGAGGTTCGGCGCTTGGAGGGGTCTCTTTGTTTTCCTATGAGACCAAACTATTAAACTGTGGTAAAAATGCCTGCTCAGTGCAAAAAAGAAGTGTTGACCTTTGGTGATTTATTCACCTGTTAGAATTAGCACTGATGTTATTTCTCTTAGAGGTTGCTATGCGTTGTGATTTGATCTGCCATTGATGATTGGACATACGATGATGTTTTTTCTTGCTATATTCTACAATGGTTAGTGTGACATCTTTGTGCTGTTTAACTGCTTATAGTTTGATCTTGAAAATGTAAACATATGTTCAAGGAGGTCTTATCGTGCCAATATATTTCTCGTTTGGCTGTTTCTTTGATTATCCAGGTGAAAACTACAAGTCCAAAGAAGTATTCAGTGCGGCCCAACACTGGGGTTGTACTGCCACGGTCTACCTGTGATGTTGTTGGTTTGTGACTCTTAGCATTTACCAAAGTGATATGTGTTTGGGCAAGCCATCATCCATTTTGTTGTTTTTATGTATTTATCTGTACTGTTACAGTTACGATGCAAGCACAGCGGGAAACCCCGCCTGACATGCAGTGCAAAGATAAGTTCCTAGTCCAAAGCGTCGTTGCCCCTGCTGGTATAACTGTGAAGGATGTCACAGGGGATATGGTAATATTTCTTTCTTAAACGTTTTTCAGGAATAATCTGATGAAACACTACATACATATAAGGATAAGGGCATCAGTTGTGGGATTATTTTTTTTACAGAGATAAAATTGTCTCGTCTTCATAGCACTCTTTATCTAAATTGACTTTAGATTGCAGCTATATTAAAATCTCTATGGTATTGGTTGTCGTGTGACTTGATAGTTTACGAAGGAGTCTGGGAATAAGATGGAAGAGGTCAAGTTGCGAGTGACCTATGTTGCTCCTCCACAGCCACCCTCTCCAGTTCCAGAGGAATCTGAAGAAGGTTCTCCATCTAGGGCTTCTGAATCAGAAAATGGAGATGGACCTGCTGGAGGATTCACCAGAGTGAGTTATTGTTACCATTGAACTTTGATTTATCCATTTACCATTTTTTTCTCGTTTGGAGGATAATGTATTTCTGAAATCATTTCAGGCGCTGAGAGAGCGCATCGAGCCTCAAGACAAAACTACAGAGGTCAGTTACTGTTCTGATTAGTATAAGATATTAAGATTTCATAATAGAGTTGGCATCTTTTGTACTTTATTTCCTTTACTTTGTACTTTTTTTTTGTATATTCTCATATAATTTGGGAGTTTTGGCATTGCAGGCTGGAGCTTTGATTTCCAAGTTGACTGAAGAAAAGAATTCTGCGATTCAACAGAATCATAGACTTAGACAGGAACTTGTAAGTGAAGCATAGCATTTTTATCTTTCCATCATATTAGGGAGCTTATCTAGAATGATCTAACTGTTTGACAATATATCTCTTGTCCCTTTTGTTGTCATCTCATCAACAGTTGTAGAGGTAGTCCTTATAGTTATATCACACGAGATTTCTGTTCAAACATAAATTTTGCTAAGAGAATCAATAAAGAGAATTATGTTGTGGTCAATGCATGTTTTTCTATACCAAAAACACTGTTATTTGTAGATACAGTTTCCCC encodes:
- the LOC136476474 gene encoding vesicle-associated protein 1-2-like, which encodes MATPAPATAGELLRVEPLELRFPFELKKQNSCSMQLSNHTDDYIAFKVKTTSPKKYSVRPNTGVVLPRSTCDVVVTMQAQRETPPDMQCKDKFLVQSVVAPAGITVKDVTGDMFTKESGNKMEEVKLRVTYVAPPQPPSPVPEESEEGSPSRASESENGDGPAGGFTRALRERIEPQDKTTEAGALISKLTEEKNSAIQQNHRLRQELDLVRQVISKRRGGGFSFIIVIIVALIGIILGYLMKS